One segment of Nostoc piscinale CENA21 DNA contains the following:
- a CDS encoding BON domain-containing protein: MKKLAPFFISGLLLLGAAACQNPSRTSESAPDTVNQNPASPAAQTTQEAKEDAQSELRRRQLNEDIRAREQRNNATGGDTQRATGDLASEVRSKLEANIPDSQLTVAADEKGTVTVNGTVKNQDQFNKIQPLAQEIKGVKSVVNKAVVAPPKQ, encoded by the coding sequence ATGAAAAAACTAGCTCCCTTTTTTATTAGTGGCTTACTTCTTCTTGGTGCTGCTGCTTGTCAAAATCCTTCTCGCACCAGCGAATCAGCACCAGATACAGTAAATCAAAATCCTGCTTCCCCGGCTGCACAAACAACTCAAGAAGCAAAAGAAGACGCTCAAAGTGAACTGCGCCGCCGACAACTAAATGAAGATATCCGTGCGCGAGAACAACGCAACAATGCTACTGGTGGCGATACCCAAAGAGCGACAGGCGACCTTGCCAGTGAAGTCCGTTCTAAATTAGAAGCCAACATTCCTGATAGTCAGCTCACAGTTGCTGCCGATGAAAAAGGTACAGTCACTGTGAATGGTACTGTCAAAAATCAGGATCAGTTTAATAAGATTCAGCCCCTTGCCCAAGAAATTAAAGGTGTAAAGAGCGTAGTTAACAAAGCTGTTGTTGCTCCTCCTAAGCAATAA
- a CDS encoding FAD-dependent oxidoreductase codes for MSSSQTEKILSQLPGDVLRGLRRTDDILTAIRDNTAPIPTVVKESQQDLDHLEWDVIICGGTLGILIGCALAVRGLRVALIERGILKGREQEWNISRQELEVFLQLNLLTKEELETAIATQYNPARVSFHGGTEVWVENVLNIGVDPVYLLATLKNKFLAAGGQLLENTPFTEVVVHPNGVVVNQQFTAKLLIDAMGHFSSITKQARQGKKPDALCLVVGSCAQGFPENPSGDLLLSFTSLQNQCQYFWEAFPARDGRTTYLFTYMDAHPQRLSLETLFEEYLRLLPTYQGVELSDLKFQRALFGFFPTYRDSPLKTPWNRILPAGDSSGSQSPLSFGGFGAMVRHLKRLTFGIEAALQTNQLSAQALSLLQPYQPNLSVTWLFQKAMSVGVNQNLSPEQINQLLAAVFDEMQKLGNPVLKPFLQDVVQFSALTQTLIKTGLSHPKLIAKIIPQVGLVNLLDWLVHYGNLGVYTALFNLSPVLETWIKNLPTPQQYYWHRLIDAWKYGSGADYYDES; via the coding sequence ATGTCTAGTTCACAAACCGAAAAAATTCTGTCTCAACTTCCGGGAGATGTATTGCGCGGGTTGCGTCGTACTGATGACATCCTGACAGCCATTCGAGACAATACTGCACCCATACCAACAGTAGTCAAGGAAAGTCAGCAAGATTTAGATCATCTGGAATGGGATGTGATTATTTGCGGTGGAACTTTAGGCATTTTAATTGGTTGTGCTTTAGCAGTCAGAGGATTGCGTGTAGCGTTAATTGAGCGGGGAATATTAAAAGGCAGAGAGCAAGAATGGAATATTTCGCGCCAAGAATTAGAAGTATTTTTGCAATTAAACTTGTTAACAAAAGAAGAATTAGAAACAGCGATCGCCACTCAATATAACCCAGCTAGAGTTAGCTTTCATGGTGGTACAGAAGTTTGGGTAGAAAACGTCCTCAATATTGGCGTAGATCCTGTTTATTTACTGGCAACATTAAAAAATAAATTTCTAGCGGCTGGTGGACAATTATTAGAAAATACACCCTTTACTGAAGTTGTCGTTCATCCCAATGGTGTAGTTGTCAATCAGCAATTTACTGCTAAATTACTCATCGACGCAATGGGACATTTTTCGTCCATCACTAAACAAGCACGCCAAGGCAAAAAACCAGATGCTTTATGTTTAGTTGTGGGAAGTTGCGCTCAAGGTTTTCCGGAAAATCCATCAGGCGATTTGTTGTTATCCTTTACATCCTTGCAGAATCAGTGCCAATACTTCTGGGAAGCTTTTCCCGCTAGAGACGGCAGAACCACCTACTTATTTACCTACATGGATGCCCATCCACAACGCTTGAGTTTAGAAACTTTATTTGAAGAATATCTGCGCCTACTGCCCACATATCAAGGCGTAGAATTGTCAGATTTAAAATTTCAACGAGCGTTATTTGGTTTTTTCCCGACTTACCGCGACAGTCCACTCAAAACTCCTTGGAATCGGATTTTACCAGCCGGAGATAGCAGTGGTAGTCAATCGCCGTTAAGTTTTGGCGGTTTTGGGGCAATGGTGCGTCACCTCAAACGTTTAACTTTTGGGATTGAAGCAGCATTACAAACAAACCAATTATCTGCACAAGCATTGTCATTACTGCAACCATATCAACCAAATTTGAGCGTGACTTGGTTATTTCAAAAAGCTATGAGTGTGGGTGTCAATCAAAATCTCTCCCCAGAGCAAATTAATCAATTACTGGCGGCAGTATTTGATGAAATGCAAAAGCTAGGTAATCCAGTCCTCAAGCCATTTTTGCAAGATGTGGTGCAGTTTTCGGCATTAACACAAACATTAATTAAAACGGGGTTATCTCATCCCAAATTAATTGCCAAGATAATTCCCCAAGTTGGTTTAGTTAATTTACTTGATTGGTTGGTGCATTATGGAAATTTAGGTGTTTACACTGCCTTGTTTAATCTTAGTCCAGTGTTAGAAACATGGATTAAGAACCTACCAACTCCACAACAATATTACTGGCATCGCTTAATAGATGCTTGGAAGTATGGTTCTGGTGCTGATTACTATGATGAAAGTTAA
- a CDS encoding DUF6464 family protein, producing MLNIKTLLVIIVGFLPSLFSLWLIRKTHLRTRAQLRQAAMNFAGTRGRHNIQLMEGDRYYLEGVGYLIGDISCKFNARSGYIRCAVNPCGPCQGCRYYEQKELTSSEST from the coding sequence GTGTTAAATATAAAGACACTTTTAGTAATTATCGTTGGTTTTTTACCGTCCCTGTTTTCTTTGTGGTTAATCAGGAAAACCCATTTAAGAACAAGGGCGCAGCTCAGACAAGCCGCAATGAATTTTGCCGGGACAAGGGGTAGACACAACATCCAACTCATGGAGGGCGATCGCTACTACTTAGAAGGAGTAGGCTATTTAATTGGTGACATTAGTTGCAAATTTAACGCCCGTTCTGGTTATATTCGTTGTGCTGTTAACCCCTGTGGCCCCTGTCAAGGTTGTCGTTACTACGAGCAGAAAGAATTAACTAGTAGCGAATCAACTTAA